The nucleotide window GGTGTCTCCCAATTGCCAAGGGTCTTCGCCAGCCTCAACACGCGCCAGTATTGACAAGGCATCCGCCCCAATATCGTCGCGCTTTTCGGGACTGAGATAGATATGTTGAAACGACAGGCGCGATTCCAGCCGGAATTTTTCGGCATTGTTTTCAAGGTACTGACGCAAATCATCGTCCGTTGGCGGAACCAGCGCGGAAACATCTTCCAGAATGAATTCGAGCTTTTGCCGCAATCGGCGCCGGATCACCCCGTCTCCCTGATCCAATCCCAACTTGACGGCCTCTCGGTAGAACACTTCGCTGCGGATGTATTCAGAGATCAGCGCCTCGCGCTCCTGATCGGTCGGAGCCCGCGACCAGGACCGTTTGAATCCTGCTTCCAGCTGGTCAACATGACCGGCGGTAACCACAATCTGGTCCGATTGATCCTGTGTGGTATCGTTCCTCAGGTTGAAAACCGCAAACAAAACGGCCCCAATCACAAGGAAATGCAACATCGGTTCGCGAAACGCGTTGAGAACAATGGCTTTCATCAATGACACAAACAGCAGCTCGAACCAGATCAATTGCACATTCGGTTGCTGCCAGAGACTCCTAATTCAATTTCTGACATGAGGCGACAGATCTGCCCCTCTGTTTGGCGCTGTCAGATCACAACGCAATCAAAGTGTACCAGATTGATTTGGAATGGAAACCGCCAGATGAGCGCGCCATATGGCTCCTGCGGTCTGGACACTATGCCCTGGAGTGGCAGCAAATTCCGCAGATGTAGAATCCGACCCCAGTATCAAATCACGAGCCGATCGCTCTGCCCCTTGAACACCCGCAGACACTTCCGCTCAGGCACCAAACAAAACAGGCCTTCCTCTTGCCGGGATCGTCCACGGCCAAACGACAAGCGGCAGTTGGTTGCAGTCCTGATCACGATCCCGGGCATGAAGCATTCGCTGTGGCGGGCGATCGGCACAGACGGTGATATCCTCGACGGTTACATCAAATCCGACGAAATCCAAAGGTCTCGCAGCGTTTTCCCGACGCTTGATCGCTCATTCATGACCGCCTTCATTGGCCATTGCGTCACGCAGCGCATCGCCAGCAAGGTTGATGGTGAGAACACAGATGACAACTGCAAACCCTGGCCAAATCATCTGTAGAGGGGTCGAGCGCATATGCACGCGCGCGTCCAATAACATCGCACCCCACTCGGGGTTCGGGGGTTGGACACCAAAGCCGAGAAACCCAAGCGCAGAGATGCCAAGGATCGCGCGGGCAAACATGCCGGTCCAGACAACGGCGAGCGATGGGATCAGCGACGACAGGTAATGCCACAGCGCAATAGACCACCCGGGCAACCCGGCCAAACGGGCTTGCACCACATATCCGCGGCTTTGAACCGACAGACCGATGCCCCGGGCCACGCGGGCATAACGCATCCAGCCTGTGACGCTGAGGGCAAAGATCAGGCTCCAGGTCCCCGCACCCATAAGCCCCGCGATGACCACGGCCGCCACAAGTTCAGGAAATGCCAGGAAGGTATCGGTTGCGCGCATCAACGACCAATCCGCATACTTGCCGCCAAGCGCTGCCATCAGGCCGATTGACGTCCCAATGAAGAGGCTCAGAAGCGAGATCAGGAACGCCAGCCCCAAGGACCACCGCGCACCAAAAAGCAACCGCGACAGGACATCCCGCCCAAGCGCGTCTGTACCCATCGGGAACGTCGCATTTGGGCGGGAAAGACGGTTTGGAATGTTGATCGCCGCGGGGTCATATGGTGCAAGCAGCGGGCCAAGAACCGCAAGAGCGACAAGACCTGTGGCGACGATCACTACGCTACGCATCTTCGGTTCCAATCCGGGGGTCGATGGCGCGATAGATGATGTCGGTCAGCAGATTTACCACGACAAAGACAAGAGCGGTCAAAACGACGACAGCCTGCACATGCGGGAAGTCCCGCGCAGTGATCGCGGTGACCAAAAAGGTGCCCAGACCCGGGCGGCCAAAGATGACCTCAACCAGCACCGCCCCTTCGAGCAAGAAGGCCAGTTCGAGCCCAAAGACTGTGACGACAGGTATCGCGGCATGGGGGGCAATGTGGTCTAGTGCCACTGCTTTGCTTCTGACGCCACGCCGACGGATCGCAGGCAGAAAAGGCTGGCCTCTGGCCTCAAGGATGCTCGACCGGATGATCCGGGTCAGCGAGGCGGCGACACCGAGGCCCAACGTAACCGCGGGCAGGACTGCATGGACCGGTGTCCGCGCACCCATGGCAGGAAGCCATCCGAGCTGAACAGCAAACAGCAAGATCAGCAAAAGCCCAAGCCAATAGGCCGGGATCGCGGCACCAAGTGATGCGATCGCAACTGCGCCCCGATCCAACAGCCCGCCCGGACGTTTGGTGGCAAGGATCGCGAGCGGCAGCGAAGTTGCAAGACCGATCGCCAACCCGGCCAGGGCCAGCGGGAAGGTATAGGTTATGGCCGCCCAAAGGTCGGGCCAGACAGGACGACCCGTTACCGCAGAATAGCCGAAATCGAGCCTAATCAACGGGCCAAGCCATGCCCAAAAGGCTTGCCAAAAGCTCGTGTTCAATCCGACCTCCTCGCGGACCTGATCGATCACGTCTTCGGTCAAGAGCGCGTCGAAGCGGGCCATGGCAATGGTTTGTGCGGGGTCACCGGGTGCATTCCAAAGCAGCGCAAACGTCAGAACCGCTGTCCCCGACAAAACGACGACTACGCGCAGCGCCAGGCCGCCAATTGCTTTGATCATGCCGCGTCCTCGAGCGCACCAAGCGAGATTGCGGCATCCCGCAAGGCGCGGGAATAGGGCGATCGCGGATTCAGTGCGAAGGTTTTGGCATTTGCAGTCTCTTCGACCCGCCCGGCCTTTAACACCACGACCTGATCCGCGTGGGCGATCGCATAGCCAATGTCATGGGTGACGATCAGTGCGGCAAATTCTTCTTCGCTTTGGAGACCTGAAATCAATTGCGCCGTGTGTTTCTGCGTCACCGCGTCGAGCGCTGAAAGGGGTTCATCAAATAACACAAGAGGTGGTGCGGCAATCAGGGCGCGCAGAATGCCAGCCCTCTGCGCTTGACCAATGGAGACTTGATCGGGACGGCGCTCCAGCAGGTCGAGCGGCAGTTCCAACCCTGCACAAAGCCGCTCTAACCGACCTTCTGTTAATGCAATCCCCTGCGCCACAACCGGCTCCATCACAGACCGTCGCAGGCTGAGCGCTGGATTGAAGGCGGCACGCGGCTCTTGCATGACCAATGCGGGGCGGGCGGCACGTATCGGTTTGCCGTGCCATGTGATCTCGCCCGCCGAGGGTTTCAACAGGTTCAAGATTGCGGCGATCAATGTGGATTTACCAGCTCCACTTTCGCCAACCACCGCGAGTGTTTCACCCTCATTCAAGGACAACGAGATGTCCTCCAACGTGACGTGCGATCCACGTTTCACCACAAGGCCATTCACCTTCAACACGGCAGCGCCATCCAATTTCGATGCGCTGAAAGGGCTTTGGCTGCCCGCGTCTTTGGTCGTTCCAATATCTCCTTGGTCCGCCCTTGTTCGACCAAATGTCCAGAGTCCATCACCATCAGTCTTTCGACTCGCCGTGCAACAAGGCCAAGGTCATGGGTGATCAGGATCATTGCCGTGTCTTTACCATCCAAAAAACCGCCGAGGAGTTCCATCGTTGCAGCGGCCACAACTGGATCAAGCGCAGAGGTGGGTTCATCCAGCACAATCAGATCTGGGTCGCCGAGCAGGGCCATGGCAATGACGAACCGCTGTTGCATACCCCGGCTCCAGCTCCAAGGACGTTTGCGCAGATCACCCCCTTCAATCTTCAGCGCGACAAACAGCGCTGCCTGATCCGCACGATCAGGCGCGAGCCCCAAGGCCACTTCCGCCTCGCGCCAATGAAACGCCATGGAACGCAACGGATCGAGCGCTTCCTCCGGGCTTTGCGGCACGTGGGCAACGCTGTGACCCTGCGCGCGCAGATCGTCGATCAGCGCGTGTCCGAGCGTAGATTTTCCTGAGCCAGAGGACCCGACGAGACCGATGCGGTCCCGCAATGGGATATTCAGCGAAGTGGAATGGAGAATGGTCCGGCCCGAGCGCACTGCGGTTAGGCCGGTTACGGTCATTGTCATTCGCTCAGCTTCGTCTCGTGCGTGATCCAGTAGGTTTCGGTTGGATGCACCTGATAGCCGGTCAAGCCGGCGACGCCCACATTCGTCTGGCTTACGTGGAAAACGGGGATCAGGGCGACCTCAGACGCAATGATCTCCTGCACCTCGTCATAGATCGCCTTGCGCTTTTCATGCTCGAAGGTCAGGCGACCTTGGTCCAGCAGCTCGTCAAGGCGCGTATTGGCAAAGCTTCCAGAATTGGAACCTCCGTCAGACTTCAACAAGGTTTCCAGCACTGCACCCGGGTCACCCTGGGGTGTCGTTACCCACGCTTGCAAGAAGAGATCAGCCTCGCCCGCTACAATCGCATCATTGCTCGCGCCCCATTCGCCCACCGTAATATTGGCCTTTACGCCGATTGCAGCAAGAAAAGCTTGGGTCAGCTCAGCCGTCGGCGGCAACGCCGCACGCGACGAATAGGTGACGATGTCGATCTCCAGCGGAGCGCCCTCCAGCATCCATGTGCTCCCTTCCTTGACCGCGCCCGCCTCGGTGAGCAGCGCTTCGGCTTTGGCGGGATCATAGGTGGCAGGAAGATCTGCGGCCCAAACTGTGCCCTTGGGGTAGACCGTCCCTGCTGGAACACCACCGACGCCGGACAAGGCCGCTTCGACGATACCCTGACGATCAATTGCATAGGACACAGCCTGACGGATCAGTGGGTTGGCCATTGGCCCGCTTGTCGCGTTGACGGTGTAGAAGTAAAGCCGTGCCGTCGGTGCGGAAAAGCCCTGCGCTCCGGTTGCCCTGATCCGGTCAAAGTCAGTTTCGGGATAGTTGATGACCAGATCAACTTCGCCTGCCTCAAAGGCCAGTGCGGCCGTGGCCGGGTTCGCGGTGGCGACGACGCGAACTTGTTCCAAGCCGGGCATACCCTTCCAATAGTTGGCGTTCGCTTCCACGCGGTAAAGCTGTTCTGGCACCGCCTCCTTGAACACATACGGTCCCGTGGCATTGATCGGAAACGCCTCAGACGGAGTGCCCAGGATCGCAATTGCGGGCTCGGACAGGGTCCAGGGGAAGGCGGCGTTCGGGCTGTTTGTCTCGAACACGACGATTGTGTCTCCGTCCGTCGACATGTCGGCCAGATCAAGCAGCTTTGCGCCCCGAGCGTTATGACCTGCGTGGGTTTTGTCCGAGATCGGTGCAATCGCATCAATGACTGCCTGCGCCGTCACCGGAGAGCCATCGTGGAAGGTCACACCCTTGCGCACAGTCACGCGCCATGTAGTGGGCGATGATTGGTCGATCGCTTCTGCCAGACGCGGGTAGAGGTTCATATCATAGTCGATCCCCATTAGCGTTTCGGTCACGCCAGTCTGGTTTGACATCCAGCCGTTGTAGCTGGCACGCGGATCGGGAACTTCGGCTGTTGGCCCGAAGCCAACGGAGATGGTGAGGCTGCCCTCTTGGGCTGTAGCGGGCAGAGCCATGCCAAGGGCAAGTGCTGCGGCACAGGCGAGCCGTGAATAGAACGACATGAGCATTTCCTTCAGGTCATTGAGTTGAGTTTGAAAGCAGTGGATTGTCGATCACGGGCCAATGTGCGGGCTTCGGCAAGGGTGAGCGATTGAAGCGCTTCTTCCGCTGACAACCCTTTGGCCCGCGACTTGGACCAAATGCGGCGAACGGAGGCAGGAGACCACGGCAAGGCCGCCCGAGCGACCCATTGGCGAACTGGTGCAGGCAATCCGTCAAAGGCATCCATAGGATCACCGGAACGCCTTTTGCGACGCAGGCTGCTTTGTCCGAGATTGCGGTTCATTCGGCCGTTTCCAGATCAAAGATCGGGTCAAGAACGAGCACAAGGCGGGTTTCACCCGTCCCCTCAATCGGAGGTGAGCGATGCAACAGACCCATCTCTGGTTTTGGCGGCCAACGCGTCCCGCGCAACAAAATGGGTGCGCCGGTTGGAACGGTGAAAATATGCTCAGGCTCTTTACCACTCACGGATGTTCCGTATTGCGTGCCCGTCCCGCGATAGGTGCACACCAGCCTGCCCATGATCGCATCAAGGTGGAACTTTCGGCAGGCGTTTGTTGCAACAGCTTCGAGCCTGAGTTGAAGATAGGCGGATTGCATGAGATCGGAAAAGCGCTGAGCCAGACTGGCGATATCATCAATCAGCCAGTCGCACTGTTGTCCCTTTGGCATTCCAGCGATATCGCAAAGATGCTGGGCCGTTTCGCCGACTGCGTTTGCCAGCACTACAACCCGCCCGCAGGGCAGAGTGTCCGCGTCCAGCCCGGCAAGCCATGAAATGGCATCGGGCGACGCCGCACGATCCCAAAGCGTGGCTGCGCAGGCCGAATCACGAAAGCTCTCCAAGCCTCTTGCGTCGCGCACAACGCTGACGCCAGCAGGCTGATCAGCTGATATCGATGTCGCGATGTTCATGCGGCATCCTCGACGCGCCGCCAGCCCGGGAACGGGTCGGGCATATCGAGCGGCAAGGCACCGGGCCCGGTAGCCAACACAGATGGAACAAGGCAGGCGTCAAGTTTGACCTTAAGAGCAGACCAATCGATGCCCGATCCAATGAACACCAGCTCCTGCCGACGGTCGCCCCATGGCTCCTGCCAATGCTGCTGCATGTACTCACGCGCGGATGCGTGATCAGGCCAACGCTCTTTGGGGACATTGGCCCACCAGGTACCAATCGGTTTGACACTCGACAGTGATCCAGCAAGCGAGAACTCTGCGACCCATTCGGGGCGCGTGGCGATCCAGAAGTGGCCCTTGGCGCGGATCACGCCAGGCATATCGCCGTTCAGAACCGACAGGATCTTCTCAGGGATAAAGGGCTGGCGTGCACGATAGACATAGGAAGTCACACCGTATTCTTCGGTCTCCGGCACGTGATCTGCAAAACCGTAAAGCTCTTTGGCCCACATCGGATGCTCATGCGCCTTGTCGAAATCGAAAAGACCTGTGTCGAGAATCTTCTCTGCCGCAACCTGTGAATGATTGGCCTCGATGATCTCGGCATCGGCGTTCAGGCTGCGTATGATCTTGCAGGCTGCATCCACCTGTGCCTCAGACGCATCAGCGACCTTATTCAGGATCACCACATCGGCAAATTCCATTTGGTCAGTCAGCAGATGTACCAGCGTCCGTTCATCCTCATCCCCCATGACTTCACCGCGGTCACGCAGGAAATCGTGGCTGGAGAAGTCGTTGAGCAGGTTCACCGCGTCGACGACCGTCACCATCGTATCCAACCGGGCAACATCAGATAGGCTGTTACCGGACTCGTCCCGAAAATCGAAGGTGGCAGCAACAGGCAATGGCTCGGAAATTCCGGTGCTTTCGATCAGCAAATAGTCAAACCGTCGTTCGGCCGCCAACCGACGTACCTCATCCAAAAGGTCGTCACGCAACGTGCAGCAGATGCAGCCGTTTGACATCTCGACCAACGTCTCATCCGTGCGGCTGAGTTCGGTGTCCGCGCGTACCAGGTCCGCATCGATGTTGACCTCGGACATGTCATTGACGATGACCGCAACGCGTCGTCCTTCACGATTGTTGAGCACGCGGTTCAGCAGGGTGGTTTTGCCCGCACCTAAAAATCCGGACAAGACGGTGACGGGAAGTCGAGTATCTGGCATCTATGATCTCCAACGCGTGCAATAACGATCACGCAACTTACGCAGTTACTAGACTAATGCAACTACAATTGTTACGTTTGGTCACGATATGGAGAAACTTTGCGCATGAAGCGGAACAGTCGCCTATCTCTCGCCCTGCACACGCTCAGCCACATGGCGGGTGATCCCGACCGCGTGCGAACTTCCGCAGATATTGCCGATCACGCCGGAACGAATCCCGTAGTCGTGCGCCGTGTTCTTGGGAAGCTCAGGGAAGCAGGTCTATTGGTGTCGGAAAAAGGACATGCGGGTGGGTGGCGTTTGGCCAAACAGGCCCGCGGCATCACGCTCGCAGATGTCTACCTGGCGTTGGATGAACGGCTTGTATCAGGAAGCGACAGTGACGCCGAGCCTTCGCATTGCAGCGTCGAAACAGACCTACAAACGCGCGTTGCCGAAGTCCTCGAAGAAATAGAAGAGAGCCTCGTGCAACGTTTGCGCGAAACGTCGATCACCGATGTTCATCCAAAGTCATGCAGCTATTGCGACAACTGAGGGCCATTCGTGGGGCCGTCAACCCGTCTCCAATTCACACCGGACAGACACAGGTCCACCAAGGACCTGAGCAACTGCCGGAATAGACAACAAGTCTAAAGAACCCGCCGACACGTCGTTCTCAGGAACCTCTTTGCTATTGTTCAAATTGGCCAACTTTGGTCTTTGTGTTCATTGGGATGGCGCCCGGTGCCGAACTCTGGTGGAAAGTGTTCATCACCGACGCCCACGTCAGTCCTTTTGAACTCAGTTGCCTGTGGTGCCCGTTACCGACAGAGGATCATAAGGGGACGCCTGAGAATTCCTCGCGATCAGTTCCTGTGCCCAGTCCTGCTGTGCGGTGACCTTGTCCTCATAAACGCCATGGACCCGACACAGGAACAACTCTGAATCATCCATTGCATTGGGCTGCGCAAACCAATCTTGCGGCTCAACTTTGGTCAAATCGACCTTGGCCACGCGATAGTCCACCGGTTCACTGGATTGAGGAAGCTCGAGGGATGACTGATCATCCAGTATGTCGTCATACAGTGTTGGGCGGGCACCACCGGTGTCGATGGTAAAGGTGCGCAGCCATTGTTCTTTGTTTGAGGGCTCGAAACGGCCCACTTCTTCCACTGGATAGCGGATAGCTTGCCCAGGGTTTACGCCTTTCAAAACTTTGCTGTCGGAAACAACAATTGTGCCATGCACCAGAACATAAGGAATGCCAGTAGAGGGAAGACCGTTCTTGCCCTTTGAATAGGTGGCGTTTTCCGAAACATTTTCAGGATCAAATATGGTGATATCCGCGATCATGCCTTCTTGCATACGCCCACGCACGTCCATTGCCTGAATACCGGCGTCACCCAATTGTTTGGCTGCCCAATAGCTAAGCTGCGACAAAGAGAACATCAGCGGCACATCGTTTTCACGTGCCAACCGCAACAGAATAGCGTGTGAACCAGCCGAACGCGGGTGGCCTGCATAGTCTTCGAACGGGGAATCCCAATCAAGCCGCTCTCCTTTTTCATTCAGCCCCGGCATACCGTCGCCCGAGATGACAAAATTGGGCACCTTGATCCAATCCTTGATCCACTGCTCGCGGGGGGGGCTAAAGGCAATTGCAGTGCGCCCGGGTTCGGAGTCTTTGAATTCGAGGAATTCTTCCTTTGTGACATATCTGTCAAGCTGAGGATCGAAAATGGTTTCCTCATACTTGTATCCCATCGAATCTTCCCAATTGTCAGGTGCGAGAATGGAAGCGCCATAGTTCCCCGACCCCGCGGTCCAAGGATACCAGGTTGACCAGACATTATGACCCTGTGCCCGGGCCAGCTGCATCTTTTCTTCAATCTCCCACCAGCCGTAGTCGTTGGTATGGTGAAGTTGAAGCGAGGCCCCCAAAACCATCGCATTCGTCAGCAACTCGTTTGCGCCGGTCGCGGTTTCGATCGGAGTCGATGCGCTGGGATGAAAGCGGTGGTGCGCGGCAGTCAGGCGACCGTACTTGGCCGCAATTTTCTGGGCCTCAAACATTTCATAGGTCGTGATACCTTCCCGTGCATATCCGATGGTCGATCCAACACCCAGCGCGCCTTCACGCAAACCTTCATCAAGCGTCGCGGTAATTTCATTCATCTGATCCAGAGTACTACGTGTGACTGACCAGCCATCAACACCATCCTCGGCGGCATCAATTCGGTAGTCAAAGAAATAGGGCATCGAGACATTCGGCCCTTCGAGCGCCAGCCCATCATGCACCCGCATGCGGGCAAACTCCTGCCCCACGACAGTACCAAAATTTGCCTGAGTGTTGTTTTCCCGCTCAGCATACCATTCGGAAATATTGAGCGCGCCCACCTCAAAATCCATCTGCGTTGTCACACCATCGCGCAAATTCAGCTTGATCCCAAAAGGGCTGAGCCCGTGTTGTTCGAGGTCAATGAAGCCGGGTGCAACAACGTGACCGGTCGCATCAATGGTCTCGGCACCTTCGATGGTCTCTCCGGTAATCTGCGTGATCCAACCGTTGTTGATGCCTACATTTGCAACTTGGTCAAACCCGGTTTCGGGATCCATAACCCTGCCATTCAGAATGACGACATCAAAGTTCTGAGCAAAAACCTGAGTCGATAGGGCTGACGTAACAAAAAGTACTGAAAGTAATGTGTTCCGCGGTTTCATAACAACCTCACTGTGTGCGTTACTGATTGCAGCATAACCGAATAAATGGTGAACTCGATATTCATCACAGCAGGATCGGGACAGAAATTTTCCCGCCTAATGAATGCTATTGTCAAATATGCTGTTAAGGTGATCTATGCCTACTGAACCCACACAAAGCATTTTGTTTCTGCACCCATTTTTTGATGACTTAAGAGCAAAAGGCTGTGCCCCAGAAACTATGGCGCACCGCCTTGGCGTCAACCAGTCTGAACTGGATGATCCGTCAACGCTAATACCGGCAAATACTGTTTATGGGTTTCTGCGATGGTCCACAGATTGGAGTGGCGAAAAAACATTATGCAGCCAATTGGGCATGCGGATGGCGCAGGGGGAATGGATGCCATTTCTGCCACTTCTTGCCGGTGGCCTAACAGTCTGGCAGTTCTTTTTGCGTTTCAGCTCATCTGCTCGAGACCAAGGGGGCTCCGCCATATACCGAATGGAGGCTGACGGCCAAGTCGCGCTTTGGAAGCTGACGCGCCCCAGCAGTGCGTCCAGCAATGCGGACTATGCAGATGCAACGGCTGTTGGATTTTTCGTTGGGGTTCTGAAAGGAGCGCTTGGAGAGATGTATGACAATAGTGAACTCCTGGTGGTCACCTCAGACAAGACATTAATTGCAGATGAAGTTCTTCCCACGACTTCGGTCCTTGATGGGGCAAAGGGTACGGTGCTTCGCTTTCCTTCCCTGTGGTTGGAAGCAACACTCAAAGCAGTGGATCCAAGACCGAACTCGCCTGCTGTGAGACTTCCGGAAGTGGGTTTGGTGGATCTTGTCGAACGAACAAGGCGTGTTGTGCAAAGAAATATTTCTGTTGTTGAATTTGATCTGACCGACGTTGCTCAGTCATTGGGTATGCCGGTATGGAAACTGCAATCGGAGCTCAGGGCTACGGGCACCAGCGTTTCCGAAATCCGCAACGAAGTGAGAAAGAAAATAGCGATCGAAAGCATTGGAACGACTGACATTGACATCGCGCAGTTTGCAAGATCGCTAGGCTATACCAGTAGCTCCAATTTTGCCCGCGCCTTTCGCAAATGGACCGGCCTCAGCCCGAGCCAGTTTCGTCGTGGCCGAGTCACCTGAACCGGCCAAATATGGCTGCTCTATGTGTCGGTTATGGCAACCCTTGGCGCAAAGGATTTCCTGACAATCCATTTCGCAGGTTAGCGAGGAACTTATTCTGGTGTTCCTGTGAACGCGAGATTCTCAGCGAGTTGTTCGTCAAGATCCAGCAACTTTCTGCGCGCGCGGACGTGGGCCCGTTCGGCCCTCAATTGGGCATTGGTCAAGGCCGAGAGAGTTGCGCGCCCGCCAAATCGCGACAAGAATCTGATGTGAAGACTACCAAATTCTGTAAGCAACGAGTCTTCTGCCGAGAGTATTGCTTCGTTGCTTCCGGGATCGCCTTGCCGGCCCGCGCGACCAGCAAGCTGGCGGTCAATGCGCCGGGCGCTATGGCATTCAGTCATGATGACATGCAATCCACCTGCCATGCGGGCCTGTTCATCCAAGAGAATATCGGTGCCACGACCGGCCATGTTCGTTGCGACCGTCACTGCGCCGGCGCGACCTGCGTCAGCTATGATGGCCGCCTCGTCCGCGTCCTGCGCGGCACTCAACACACGGTGAGTGACACCCTTTGCATCCAGTGCGGCACTGGCCGCTTCAGAAGCAGCAACAGTGCGTGTACCGATCAAAACCGGACGGCCTTGCGCCGACAGCTCCCCAGCGCGTTTTGCCACCCGCGCCCATTTTGTTGTTGCACGGGCAAAAACAAGAGGCCGCCAGGTTTTACGACGCGGGCGTTTGTGCGTCGGAATACAGACGACAGGCAATCTGAAAACAGTCCAGAACTCTCCCGCCGCCTCGGTTGCTGTGCCCGTCATTCCCCCAACGTGAATGTAACGGCGAAAAAAGCGCTGAAATGTAATCTGAGCAAGCGTGACACGACGTGTGGTGATCTCCACACCTTCTTTCGCTTCCACGGCCTGATGCAGCCCAGCCGACCATGAACGATCCGGCATAACCCGCCCGGTGTATTCGTCTACAATCTCGACCTTGCCATCACGTAATATATAATGCTCATCACGGTTATGCAGATGAATGGCATTCAGCGCAGTGCGTATGATGTCTTGGCGGATTGGCGCAGGACGCCATCTTTCTGGCATCAGCTCGGCACATTCTTCTAGCCGGTCACACCCTTTTGGCGTCAATTCGATCTGACGGTGGAGCCGATCCAGACGATAATCCCGACCGTCTTGCATCTGCAGGGCAATTGCATGGGCCGCACGGGTCGCTTCTGCTTCGATCTCGGTATCAGGCGGTGGCACGGACAAGATCAACGGCGTGCGTGCCTCGTCGATCATAACACTGTCTACTTCATCCACGATGGCAAATTGCAAACCTGGCAGGAGCAATCGGGTATTATCAAAGTAGGAACGAGCGCTCAGGCCGATGTCGCCGGTACGCCCCCCCATCGCCACGCGATCACGCAGAAAGGAAAAAGCGACCTCTTTGCCCGAAGCATAGACAATGTCAGCCCCAAAAACATCACTGCGTTCGTCATTGGAGCACT belongs to Rhodobacteraceae bacterium M382 and includes:
- a CDS encoding Rrf2 family transcriptional regulator, coding for MKRNSRLSLALHTLSHMAGDPDRVRTSADIADHAGTNPVVVRRVLGKLREAGLLVSEKGHAGGWRLAKQARGITLADVYLALDERLVSGSDSDAEPSHCSVETDLQTRVAEVLEEIEESLVQRLRETSITDVHPKSCSYCDN
- a CDS encoding aminoacylase; protein product: MKPRNTLLSVLFVTSALSTQVFAQNFDVVILNGRVMDPETGFDQVANVGINNGWITQITGETIEGAETIDATGHVVAPGFIDLEQHGLSPFGIKLNLRDGVTTQMDFEVGALNISEWYAERENNTQANFGTVVGQEFARMRVHDGLALEGPNVSMPYFFDYRIDAAEDGVDGWSVTRSTLDQMNEITATLDEGLREGALGVGSTIGYAREGITTYEMFEAQKIAAKYGRLTAAHHRFHPSASTPIETATGANELLTNAMVLGASLQLHHTNDYGWWEIEEKMQLARAQGHNVWSTWYPWTAGSGNYGASILAPDNWEDSMGYKYEETIFDPQLDRYVTKEEFLEFKDSEPGRTAIAFSPPREQWIKDWIKVPNFVISGDGMPGLNEKGERLDWDSPFEDYAGHPRSAGSHAILLRLARENDVPLMFSLSQLSYWAAKQLGDAGIQAMDVRGRMQEGMIADITIFDPENVSENATYSKGKNGLPSTGIPYVLVHGTIVVSDSKVLKGVNPGQAIRYPVEEVGRFEPSNKEQWLRTFTIDTGGARPTLYDDILDDQSSLELPQSSEPVDYRVAKVDLTKVEPQDWFAQPNAMDDSELFLCRVHGVYEDKVTAQQDWAQELIARNSQASPYDPLSVTGTTGN
- a CDS encoding AraC family transcriptional regulator → MPTEPTQSILFLHPFFDDLRAKGCAPETMAHRLGVNQSELDDPSTLIPANTVYGFLRWSTDWSGEKTLCSQLGMRMAQGEWMPFLPLLAGGLTVWQFFLRFSSSARDQGGSAIYRMEADGQVALWKLTRPSSASSNADYADATAVGFFVGVLKGALGEMYDNSELLVVTSDKTLIADEVLPTTSVLDGAKGTVLRFPSLWLEATLKAVDPRPNSPAVRLPEVGLVDLVERTRRVVQRNISVVEFDLTDVAQSLGMPVWKLQSELRATGTSVSEIRNEVRKKIAIESIGTTDIDIAQFARSLGYTSSSNFARAFRKWTGLSPSQFRRGRVT
- a CDS encoding preprotein translocase subunit SecA, translated to MSETFPTHSGGAYYPRAPVEPEKSKLDLWVERFTTLPRRRIQARPSRIFAWRVLYRGRKLVTLTDDALDQMLKVAAHQLRAARGKPRGALLVQCFALIRECAGRELGLRHYATQILGARAVLNGAVAEMQTGEGKTLAITLAAGTAAMAGRRVHVITANDYLAERDAETMQGLYARLGLSCKAVIPECSNDERSDVFGADIVYASGKEVAFSFLRDRVAMGGRTGDIGLSARSYFDNTRLLLPGLQFAIVDEVDSVMIDEARTPLILSVPPPDTEIEAEATRAAHAIALQMQDGRDYRLDRLHRQIELTPKGCDRLEECAELMPERWRPAPIRQDIIRTALNAIHLHNRDEHYILRDGKVEIVDEYTGRVMPDRSWSAGLHQAVEAKEGVEITTRRVTLAQITFQRFFRRYIHVGGMTGTATEAAGEFWTVFRLPVVCIPTHKRPRRKTWRPLVFARATTKWARVAKRAGELSAQGRPVLIGTRTVAASEAASAALDAKGVTHRVLSAAQDADEAAIIADAGRAGAVTVATNMAGRGTDILLDEQARMAGGLHVIMTECHSARRIDRQLAGRAGRQGDPGSNEAILSAEDSLLTEFGSLHIRFLSRFGGRATLSALTNAQLRAERAHVRARRKLLDLDEQLAENLAFTGTPE